Proteins encoded within one genomic window of Micromonospora halotolerans:
- a CDS encoding alpha-amylase family glycosyl hydrolase, giving the protein MSMTDTGPWWREAVTYEVYLRSFADADGDGLGDLAGARSRLPYLAGLGVDAVWLTPFYPSPDHDGGYDVSDHRAVDPRMGTLAELDGLIADAHRLGLRVVVDLVLNHVSSAHPWFTAARAAGPGAPERDRFHVRPGRGVAGELPPNGWRSIFGGPAWAPFGDGEWYLHLFDIEQPDLRHEHPEVAADAAATLRFWLDRGVDGVRFDAAGSLVKDPAYPELPAGWQAGDPSPYSDRDEVHEIYRRWARQLAAYPGDRLGVAETWGGPEVVGPYLRPDELGQAFAMDPLYWPLRPEPWRAGVDALLAATTRHGRLPAWVHGSHDVSRAAQRWGRDGARAMLLVMLALPGAVYLYAGDELGLPEVALADDEIRDPVFRRSGGQERGRDGARVPLPWTEGPAPYGFGPVGSTPWLPQPAGWGGFSVARQADDPASALALTRAALRLRERCWRGRPAEVAWRDAPPGCLAFRRGADGPTCLVNLGDVAIDPRPYGSVLLASAPVDGPTLPARSAAWLG; this is encoded by the coding sequence ATGAGCATGACCGACACCGGGCCGTGGTGGCGCGAGGCCGTCACCTACGAGGTCTATCTGCGCTCGTTCGCCGACGCCGACGGCGACGGCCTCGGCGACCTGGCCGGCGCGCGGTCCCGGCTGCCCTACCTGGCCGGCCTCGGCGTCGACGCGGTCTGGCTGACCCCGTTCTACCCGAGCCCGGACCATGACGGCGGCTACGACGTGTCCGACCACCGCGCCGTCGACCCCCGCATGGGTACCCTCGCCGAGCTGGACGGGCTGATCGCCGACGCCCACCGGCTCGGCCTGCGGGTGGTGGTCGACCTGGTCCTCAACCATGTCTCCAGCGCCCATCCGTGGTTCACCGCGGCCCGCGCGGCCGGCCCCGGCGCACCGGAGCGGGACCGGTTCCACGTCCGGCCCGGCCGGGGTGTCGCCGGGGAGCTGCCGCCGAACGGCTGGCGGTCCATCTTCGGCGGTCCGGCGTGGGCGCCGTTCGGCGACGGCGAGTGGTACCTGCACCTGTTCGACATCGAGCAGCCCGACCTGCGTCACGAGCACCCCGAGGTGGCCGCGGACGCCGCGGCGACGCTGCGGTTCTGGCTGGACCGCGGCGTCGACGGGGTGCGCTTCGACGCCGCGGGCTCGCTGGTCAAGGACCCGGCCTATCCGGAGCTGCCCGCCGGCTGGCAGGCCGGTGACCCGTCGCCGTACAGCGATCGCGACGAGGTGCACGAGATCTACCGCCGGTGGGCGCGGCAGCTCGCCGCGTATCCCGGTGACCGGCTCGGCGTGGCCGAGACCTGGGGCGGGCCGGAGGTGGTCGGGCCGTACCTGCGCCCGGACGAGTTGGGGCAGGCCTTCGCGATGGACCCGCTCTACTGGCCGCTGCGGCCGGAGCCCTGGCGGGCGGGGGTGGACGCGCTGCTCGCGGCCACCACCCGGCACGGCCGGCTGCCGGCGTGGGTGCACGGCAGTCACGACGTGAGCCGCGCGGCGCAGCGGTGGGGCCGCGACGGCGCCCGGGCCATGCTGCTGGTGATGCTCGCGCTGCCCGGCGCGGTGTACCTGTACGCCGGCGACGAGCTGGGCCTGCCCGAGGTGGCGCTGGCCGACGACGAGATCCGCGATCCGGTGTTCCGCCGCTCCGGCGGCCAGGAGCGGGGCCGCGACGGCGCCCGGGTGCCGCTGCCGTGGACCGAGGGGCCCGCGCCGTACGGTTTCGGGCCGGTCGGGTCGACGCCGTGGCTGCCGCAGCCGGCCGGCTGGGGTGGCTTCTCGGTGGCTCGGCAGGCCGACGATCCGGCGTCGGCGCTGGCGCTGACCCGGGCGGCGCTGCGGCTGCGCGAGCGGTGCTGGCGGGGGCGGCCGGCGGAGGTGGCGTGGCGGGATGCGCCGCCGGGCTGTCTGGCGTTCCGTCGGGGCGCCGACGGCCCGACCTGCCTGGTCAACCTCGGTGACGTGGCGATCGACCCGCGACCGTACGGGTCGGTGCTGCTCGCCAGCGCGCCGGTGGACGGCCCGACGCTGCCCGCCCGGTCGGCCGCCTGGCTGGGTTGA
- a CDS encoding NADP-dependent oxidoreductase → MKALIVERYGDASAVRAGDVRDPQVGDQDVLVRIHAASVNPLDLRTRNGDFKVILPYRVPFVLGNDLAGVVVAAGAGVTRFTVGDEVYARPDKNRIGAFAELIAIHQDDVATKPTTLTMEEAASIPLVGLTAWQALVERANVQAGQKVLIHAGSGGVGTIAIQLAKHLGASVATTASTSKVGLVKDLGADVVVDYKKQAFETVLHDYDVVLDTLGGETLDKSLRVLKPGGKVISIAGPPDPTFAKELGANPLVRLVMTALSFRTRQRARRRRVTYSFLFMRASGDQLREVTSLIEAGTIRPVVDRVFPFESIREALAYVEEGRAKAGKVVVRMN, encoded by the coding sequence ATGAAGGCACTAATTGTCGAGCGCTACGGGGATGCCAGCGCAGTGCGCGCCGGCGATGTGCGAGATCCGCAGGTGGGCGATCAGGACGTCCTCGTCCGGATCCACGCGGCGAGCGTCAACCCGCTCGACCTCAGGACCCGCAACGGCGACTTCAAGGTGATCCTGCCGTACCGGGTGCCGTTCGTCCTGGGCAACGACCTGGCCGGCGTGGTTGTCGCAGCGGGTGCGGGCGTAACGCGATTCACGGTAGGCGACGAGGTCTACGCACGTCCGGACAAGAACCGGATCGGCGCGTTCGCGGAACTCATCGCGATTCACCAGGACGACGTGGCGACCAAGCCGACCACGCTGACCATGGAGGAGGCCGCGTCCATTCCCCTGGTCGGCTTGACCGCTTGGCAGGCCCTGGTTGAGCGAGCGAACGTACAGGCGGGCCAGAAGGTCCTCATCCATGCAGGCTCCGGCGGCGTGGGCACCATCGCTATCCAATTGGCGAAGCATCTGGGGGCGAGTGTGGCCACGACCGCGAGCACGTCAAAGGTTGGCTTGGTGAAGGATCTGGGCGCGGACGTCGTCGTCGACTACAAGAAGCAGGCTTTCGAGACGGTCCTGCACGACTATGACGTTGTGCTGGACACCCTCGGTGGCGAGACGCTCGACAAGTCTCTGCGGGTGCTGAAACCGGGTGGGAAAGTCATCAGCATCGCCGGACCGCCCGATCCCACCTTCGCCAAGGAACTGGGAGCGAATCCCCTCGTCAGGCTGGTGATGACCGCTTTAAGCTTCCGAACCCGGCAGCGTGCGCGACGCCGCCGCGTGACGTACTCGTTTCTCTTCATGAGGGCCAGTGGTGACCAGCTGCGCGAAGTCACCTCCCTCATCGAGGCCGGGACTATCCGGCCGGTCGTGGACCGAGTGTTCCCATTCGAGTCGATCCGGGAGGCCCTGGCGTACGTCGAGGAAGGGCGCGCCAAGGCCGGCAAAGTCGTCGTCCGGATGAATTGA
- a CDS encoding winged helix-turn-helix transcriptional regulator — translation MDAGVDMLFDRDTTNCSIARTLEVVGEKWTLLILREVWYGATRFSDFERILGCPRNLLAERLRKLVEHGILSTEPYQEAGSRARLRYVITPKGTDLAPAVLGLMQWGDRYCADSAGPAIITRHDRCGAQLSVQVRCEHDHHVQANDIQAAPGPGFRMKADE, via the coding sequence GTGGACGCTGGTGTTGACATGCTCTTTGATCGGGACACGACGAATTGCTCGATCGCCCGGACCCTGGAGGTGGTGGGCGAAAAGTGGACCCTGCTGATCCTTCGAGAGGTCTGGTACGGCGCAACCCGCTTCAGCGACTTCGAACGCATCCTGGGATGTCCCCGCAACCTGCTTGCTGAGCGGCTCCGCAAGCTCGTCGAGCACGGCATCCTGTCCACCGAGCCATACCAGGAGGCAGGCTCCCGCGCCCGGCTCCGGTACGTGATCACGCCCAAGGGGACCGATCTGGCGCCGGCAGTGCTAGGACTGATGCAGTGGGGCGACCGATACTGCGCCGACTCGGCGGGCCCGGCCATCATCACCCGCCACGACAGGTGCGGCGCCCAACTCTCCGTGCAGGTCCGATGCGAGCACGATCATCACGTCCAGGCGAACGACATCCAAGCCGCACCTGGCCCAGGCTTTCGAATGAAGGCGGACGAGTGA
- a CDS encoding ABC transporter permease, producing MSTPAPAVPAPGTDTEGLQTTATELARRSRLPGWLLILWRNRKCRIGLLLLGAFILVALFAPLIAPYGPRDDDFPTSLGPTGGHWLGTTAQGEDVFSQLVVGARTSLIVGLAAGLLSTLIALVIGLTAGYLQGWVDEVLSFLINLGLVVPALPLMVTLAAYAPVRGLWLIIFVISVTGWAYGARIKRSQIITLRTRDYITAARFAGDGTARIIAREIVPNMTSLIVVGFMGAALGAIGGEAGLAFLGLGDPQTVSWGTMLNQASLGGALLTGQWAWLIAPGLALSLLITSFTLINFGIDALSNPHLRED from the coding sequence ATGAGCACACCCGCTCCCGCCGTACCGGCCCCGGGCACGGACACCGAGGGCCTCCAGACCACCGCCACCGAGCTGGCCCGGCGCAGCCGACTGCCCGGCTGGCTGCTCATCCTGTGGCGTAACCGCAAATGCCGCATCGGCCTGCTGCTGCTCGGCGCGTTCATCCTGGTCGCGCTCTTCGCCCCGCTGATCGCACCGTACGGCCCGCGCGACGACGACTTCCCCACGTCGCTCGGCCCGACCGGCGGTCACTGGCTCGGCACCACGGCACAGGGCGAGGACGTCTTCTCCCAACTCGTCGTCGGCGCGCGCACCTCACTGATCGTCGGACTCGCGGCCGGGCTGCTGTCCACCCTGATCGCGCTGGTCATCGGGTTGACCGCCGGCTACCTGCAGGGCTGGGTCGACGAGGTGCTCTCCTTCCTGATCAACCTCGGCCTGGTGGTGCCGGCGCTGCCGCTGATGGTGACGCTGGCCGCGTACGCACCGGTCCGGGGTCTGTGGCTGATCATCTTCGTGATCAGCGTGACCGGCTGGGCGTACGGCGCCCGGATCAAGCGCTCGCAGATCATCACCCTGCGCACCCGCGACTACATCACCGCAGCCCGGTTCGCCGGCGACGGCACCGCCCGGATCATCGCCCGCGAGATCGTGCCCAACATGACCTCGCTGATCGTGGTCGGCTTCATGGGTGCGGCGCTCGGCGCGATCGGCGGCGAGGCGGGCCTGGCCTTCCTGGGGCTCGGCGACCCGCAGACGGTCAGCTGGGGCACCATGCTCAACCAGGCCAGCCTCGGCGGCGCCCTGCTCACCGGGCAGTGGGCCTGGCTGATCGCCCCCGGCCTGGCGCTGTCGCTGCTGATCACCTCGTTCACGCTGATCAACTTCGGCATCGACGCGCTGAGCAACCCGCACCTCCGGGAGGATTGA
- a CDS encoding GH39 family glycosyl hydrolase, whose translation MTSPSEASAGDGAPGARAWAGRGQVSVDWDPVPGAVGYLVHRADGGGPYRVVDHRGGDLLAVPAAPYADTTVEPGRTVRYAVRPVFDADRPGDAPLGSPSAAVAVLADGDGLVEVSVDAGCPLGPVHRPWRDMIGSEHLSLLLSADRVGGEEMGAGLAAALGRVHRELGVQRVRAHGILGDDLGVYREVDGRPVHDFTGIDAVLDALAPTGLRPVLELSFTPRALAGDPSRVVTAAGVSSPPRDWDRWAALVGDLIRHLRARVGEAELRRWAVEVWNEPDLDCFWTGSREDYLRMYDVTARAVREACPGLPVGGPATAATKWIEPFLDHLDGSGAALDFLSTHVYGSPPLDLRPALARHGRAGTPLRWTEWGPSPTHFAPVNDSVLSAAFVATGMQEAAGRVASLACWVASDHFEELGRPPALLHGGFGLLSVGGLAKPRFWALWMLERLAAVQLAARLTGDGAGALVRAWPSIDPDTGRIAVVLWNGTLDQGVLDRPDQRARLERTVRWRIDGLPHGAYEVRHRRLDEQTSNLSAAARRLGVDGWPTDEQWAALRAADRLADATPPVTLAPDRGTVGLSVTLPMPSMSLLELTPR comes from the coding sequence GTGACCTCCCCTTCCGAGGCATCGGCGGGCGACGGGGCGCCCGGAGCGCGGGCGTGGGCCGGGCGCGGTCAGGTGAGCGTCGACTGGGATCCGGTGCCCGGCGCCGTGGGCTACCTGGTGCACCGCGCCGACGGCGGCGGCCCGTACCGGGTGGTCGACCACCGCGGCGGTGACCTGTTGGCGGTGCCCGCTGCGCCGTACGCGGACACCACCGTCGAGCCCGGGCGGACCGTGCGGTACGCGGTGCGCCCGGTGTTCGACGCCGACCGGCCCGGCGACGCGCCCCTCGGGTCGCCGTCCGCGGCCGTCGCCGTGCTGGCCGACGGCGACGGCCTCGTCGAGGTGAGCGTCGACGCCGGTTGCCCGCTCGGGCCGGTGCACCGCCCGTGGCGGGACATGATCGGCTCCGAGCACCTGAGCCTGCTGCTCAGCGCCGACCGGGTCGGCGGCGAGGAGATGGGCGCGGGGCTCGCCGCCGCGCTCGGGCGGGTGCACCGCGAGCTGGGGGTCCAGCGGGTCCGGGCGCACGGCATCCTCGGCGACGACCTCGGCGTCTACCGCGAGGTCGACGGCCGCCCGGTGCACGACTTCACCGGCATCGACGCGGTGCTGGACGCGCTGGCCCCGACCGGGCTGCGGCCGGTGCTGGAGCTGTCGTTCACCCCGCGGGCGCTGGCCGGTGACCCGTCACGGGTGGTCACCGCCGCGGGCGTGTCCAGCCCACCGCGGGACTGGGACCGCTGGGCGGCGCTGGTCGGTGACCTGATCCGGCACCTGCGCGCCCGCGTCGGCGAGGCCGAGCTGCGCCGCTGGGCGGTCGAGGTGTGGAACGAACCCGACCTGGACTGCTTCTGGACCGGCAGCCGGGAGGACTACCTGCGGATGTACGACGTCACGGCCCGCGCCGTGCGGGAGGCCTGTCCCGGCCTGCCGGTCGGCGGGCCGGCGACCGCCGCGACGAAGTGGATCGAGCCGTTCCTGGATCACCTCGACGGCTCCGGCGCTGCGCTGGACTTCCTGTCCACCCACGTCTACGGCAGCCCGCCGCTGGACCTGCGCCCGGCGCTGGCCCGGCACGGCCGGGCGGGCACGCCGCTGCGCTGGACCGAGTGGGGCCCCTCCCCCACCCACTTCGCACCGGTCAACGATTCGGTTCTCTCGGCGGCCTTCGTGGCGACCGGGATGCAGGAGGCGGCCGGCCGGGTGGCGTCGCTCGCCTGCTGGGTGGCCAGCGACCACTTCGAGGAGCTGGGCCGGCCGCCCGCGCTGCTGCACGGCGGGTTCGGGCTGCTCTCGGTGGGCGGCCTGGCCAAGCCCCGGTTCTGGGCGCTGTGGATGCTGGAGCGGCTCGCCGCGGTGCAGCTCGCCGCCCGGCTCACCGGCGACGGCGCGGGCGCCCTGGTACGGGCGTGGCCGTCGATCGACCCGGACACCGGCCGGATCGCCGTCGTGCTCTGGAACGGCACCCTGGACCAGGGCGTACTCGACCGGCCCGACCAGCGCGCCCGGCTGGAGCGGACGGTGCGGTGGCGCATCGACGGGCTGCCGCACGGCGCGTACGAGGTGCGGCACCGGCGGCTGGACGAGCAGACGTCGAACCTCTCCGCCGCCGCGCGTCGGCTCGGCGTCGACGGGTGGCCGACCGACGAGCAGTGGGCCGCGCTGCGGGCCGCCGACCGCCTCGCCGACGCGACCCCACCGGTGACCCTCGCGCCGGATCGCGGCACCGTCGGGCTGTCGGTGACCCTGCCCATGCCGTCGATGTCCCTGCTGGAGCTGACCCCACGATGA
- a CDS encoding ABC transporter ATP-binding protein: MALLEVQNLSVTYTPRDQPANRAVHDVSFGIDEGEFVGLLGESGCGKSTLGNAVLRLLSPPARISGGQVTFDGVDLTTATEDQLRELRWTNLSTVFQSSMNSLNPVIRVQAQFADTFAAHKIPGDVTARATELLDLVSLDSRVLKAYPHELSGGMKQRVALALALALRPKLVLLDEPTTGLDVVVQRSILTRLAELRRELGFAVLFISHDLGTVLEMADRVMVMYGGEIVENRPAAGMLREPRHPYTRGLLGSYADPRLPDVQVTYIPGRPPDLSRPQAGCLFTPRCPHAEDACRQVHPELLPDHGGLVRCLVAQENRLPVVRLGAADAAATIGSHFPATGALTEPSDTTDAAAEAVLSVDRVTKRYTSRRGLRTSTVEAVRDVSLTLHPGRVTALVGQSGSGKSTIARLITGIERPSAGEVRFSGVRGAEVRVDRLRGRGLADYRRHVQMVFQDPFSALNPTRTVAYALSRPLVNFAGLRGAAIRERAAQLLESVGLSPAGQFLDKLPHQLSGGQRQRVVTARALAPDPRVLIADEPISMLDVSIRAEILELLGELVRNRRLAMLYITHDLLSARLLADEVLVLNQGVLVERGPTREVIGAAQDDYTRLLLDSIPNPFAAKAARS, translated from the coding sequence ATGGCCCTGCTAGAGGTGCAGAACCTCTCCGTCACCTACACCCCGCGCGACCAGCCGGCCAACCGCGCCGTGCACGACGTCTCCTTCGGCATCGACGAGGGCGAGTTCGTCGGGTTGCTGGGGGAGTCCGGCTGCGGCAAGTCGACGCTGGGCAACGCCGTCCTGCGGCTGCTCTCCCCACCGGCCCGCATCAGCGGCGGCCAGGTCACCTTCGACGGCGTCGATCTGACCACCGCCACCGAGGACCAGTTGCGCGAGCTGCGCTGGACCAACCTGTCGACGGTCTTCCAGAGCAGCATGAACTCGCTCAACCCGGTGATCCGGGTGCAGGCGCAGTTCGCCGACACCTTCGCCGCGCACAAGATCCCCGGTGACGTCACCGCGCGGGCCACCGAGCTGCTCGACCTGGTCTCGCTGGATTCCCGGGTGCTCAAGGCGTACCCGCACGAACTCTCCGGCGGCATGAAGCAACGGGTGGCGCTGGCCCTGGCGCTCGCCCTGCGGCCCAAGCTGGTGCTGCTCGACGAGCCGACCACCGGGCTCGACGTGGTCGTGCAGCGCAGCATCCTCACCCGGCTGGCCGAACTGCGCCGCGAGTTGGGCTTCGCCGTGCTGTTCATCAGCCACGACCTCGGCACGGTGCTGGAGATGGCCGACCGGGTGATGGTCATGTACGGCGGCGAGATCGTCGAGAACCGCCCGGCGGCCGGCATGCTGCGCGAGCCGCGGCACCCGTACACCCGGGGCCTGCTCGGCTCGTACGCCGACCCGCGCCTGCCCGACGTGCAGGTCACCTACATCCCGGGCCGGCCACCGGACCTGTCCCGGCCGCAGGCCGGCTGCCTGTTCACCCCCCGGTGCCCGCACGCCGAGGACGCCTGCCGCCAGGTCCATCCCGAGTTGCTGCCCGACCACGGCGGGCTGGTCCGCTGCCTGGTCGCCCAGGAGAACCGGCTGCCCGTGGTGCGGCTCGGCGCGGCGGACGCCGCCGCCACGATCGGCAGCCACTTCCCGGCCACCGGCGCCCTGACCGAGCCGAGCGACACCACCGACGCGGCGGCCGAGGCCGTCCTGTCCGTCGACCGGGTCACCAAGCGCTACACCAGCCGGCGTGGGCTGCGCACCAGCACCGTCGAGGCAGTGCGCGACGTGTCGCTCACCCTGCACCCCGGCCGGGTCACCGCCCTGGTCGGGCAGAGCGGCAGCGGCAAGTCCACGATCGCCCGCCTGATCACCGGCATCGAACGTCCCAGCGCCGGCGAGGTGCGCTTCAGCGGGGTCCGGGGCGCAGAGGTGCGGGTCGACCGGCTGCGCGGACGGGGGCTGGCCGACTACCGCCGGCACGTGCAGATGGTCTTCCAGGACCCGTTCAGCGCGTTGAACCCGACCCGGACGGTGGCGTACGCCCTGTCGCGCCCGCTGGTCAACTTCGCCGGGCTGCGCGGCGCCGCAATCCGGGAACGCGCGGCGCAACTGCTGGAGAGCGTCGGACTGTCCCCGGCCGGACAGTTCCTCGACAAGCTGCCGCACCAGCTCTCCGGCGGGCAGCGCCAGCGGGTGGTGACCGCCCGCGCTCTCGCCCCCGACCCGCGGGTGCTGATCGCCGACGAGCCGATCTCGATGCTGGACGTCTCGATCCGCGCCGAGATCCTGGAACTGCTCGGCGAGCTGGTCCGCAACCGGCGGCTCGCGATGCTCTACATCACCCACGACCTGCTCAGCGCCCGCCTGCTCGCCGACGAGGTGCTGGTGCTCAACCAGGGCGTGCTGGTGGAGCGTGGCCCGACCCGCGAGGTCATCGGAGCGGCCCAGGACGACTACACCCGGCTGCTGCTCGACTCGATCCCCAACCCCTTCGCCGCCAAGGCCGCCCGCTCGTAG
- a CDS encoding GH39 family glycosyl hydrolase — translation MTSISDHQPADARSDWEARIALRSDEQGTTSGIPLLAPPGDLAAAAGVGHVRLSWSPVPGAVGYLVHRAPLRDGVPTGELTPIDHLGGDVLSVPDTWYVDTTGEPGTPYAYAVAAVPEVTVTGPLSARVHAAALPADGTVPTVALRVDAAEEGVPLPRPWQPMIGSERLSQLLCTDTSGGREIGRELLAALRRIRQEIGVETVRAHSILHDDLAVYREVDGAPVIDFTGVDRVYDLVLSIGLRPVVEIGFMPRDLASDPERTVFEYRGVISPPKDWDRWAELVRALVAHLLERYGETMLTWDFEVWNEANLEVFWSGTREEWMRLYDVTAKAVKDVDPRIPVGGPSSAAAGWVDALLEHANRSGAPVDFVSTHTYGSPPLDLRPTLRRLGFPDARILWTEWGVTPTHFHPVNDGTSAATFLLSGMRSAAGRVEALSYWVASDHFEELGRPPRLLHGGFGLITVGGIAKPRYHALRMLAQLGETELSVQASGDGANGLVQSWASRRADGSLAILVWASTLDQSKRDGDPALARQIRLAVEGAAGRTVTVTRLDREHGDVTTLAEQLGVADWPTGEQWDALRAADSLPVEKVDTRARGGAAVVELHLPQPGAVLIEVAGS, via the coding sequence GTGACGAGCATCAGCGACCACCAGCCGGCAGACGCCCGATCCGACTGGGAGGCCCGCATCGCGCTGCGCAGCGATGAGCAGGGCACGACGAGCGGGATCCCGCTGCTCGCGCCGCCCGGTGACCTGGCGGCGGCCGCCGGGGTCGGCCACGTCCGACTGTCCTGGTCGCCGGTCCCGGGTGCGGTCGGCTATCTGGTGCATCGCGCACCGCTGCGCGACGGCGTACCCACCGGTGAGCTCACCCCGATCGACCACCTCGGCGGCGACGTCCTCTCGGTGCCCGACACCTGGTACGTCGACACCACCGGCGAGCCCGGCACGCCGTACGCCTACGCGGTGGCCGCGGTTCCCGAGGTCACCGTGACCGGTCCGCTCAGCGCCCGGGTCCACGCCGCCGCGCTGCCGGCCGACGGCACCGTGCCGACCGTCGCCCTGCGGGTTGACGCTGCCGAGGAGGGCGTGCCGCTGCCCCGGCCGTGGCAACCGATGATCGGCAGCGAGCGGCTGTCGCAGCTGCTCTGCACGGACACCTCCGGCGGCCGGGAGATCGGCCGCGAGCTGCTCGCCGCGCTGCGCCGCATCCGGCAGGAGATCGGCGTGGAGACGGTGCGCGCGCACTCGATCCTGCACGACGACCTGGCCGTCTACCGCGAGGTGGACGGCGCGCCGGTGATCGACTTCACGGGCGTCGACCGGGTCTATGACCTGGTCCTCTCCATCGGCCTGCGGCCGGTGGTCGAGATCGGCTTCATGCCGCGCGACCTGGCCAGCGACCCAGAACGGACGGTCTTCGAGTATCGCGGCGTCATCTCCCCGCCCAAGGACTGGGACCGCTGGGCCGAGCTGGTCCGGGCACTCGTCGCGCACCTGCTGGAGCGGTACGGCGAGACGATGCTGACCTGGGACTTCGAGGTGTGGAACGAGGCCAACCTGGAGGTGTTCTGGTCCGGTACCCGGGAGGAGTGGATGCGGCTCTACGACGTCACGGCCAAGGCGGTCAAGGACGTCGACCCGCGGATCCCCGTCGGTGGCCCGTCGTCGGCCGCCGCCGGCTGGGTGGACGCGTTGCTGGAGCACGCCAACCGCTCGGGCGCGCCGGTCGACTTCGTCTCCACCCACACCTACGGCAGCCCGCCGCTGGACCTGCGCCCGACCCTGCGCCGGCTGGGCTTTCCGGACGCGCGGATCCTGTGGACCGAGTGGGGCGTCACGCCCACCCACTTCCATCCGGTCAACGACGGCACCTCGGCGGCGACCTTCCTGCTCAGCGGGATGCGCTCGGCCGCCGGTCGGGTCGAGGCGCTGTCCTACTGGGTGGCCAGCGACCACTTCGAGGAGTTGGGCCGCCCGCCGCGGCTGCTGCACGGCGGCTTCGGTCTCATCACCGTCGGCGGCATCGCCAAGCCCCGCTACCACGCCCTGCGGATGCTCGCCCAGTTGGGCGAGACCGAGCTGAGCGTCCAGGCTTCCGGGGACGGCGCCAACGGGCTGGTGCAGAGCTGGGCCAGCCGGCGCGCCGACGGCAGTCTCGCCATCCTGGTCTGGGCCTCCACCCTCGATCAGTCCAAGCGTGACGGTGACCCGGCGCTGGCCCGGCAGATCCGGCTGGCTGTCGAGGGTGCCGCCGGCCGGACGGTGACGGTGACCCGGCTCGACCGCGAGCACGGTGACGTGACCACGCTGGCCGAGCAGCTCGGCGTGGCCGACTGGCCCACCGGGGAGCAGTGGGACGCGTTGCGCGCCGCCGACTCCCTGCCGGTCGAGAAGGTCGACACCCGCGCTCGGGGCGGCGCCGCGGTCGTGGAGCTGCACCTGCCCCAGCCGGGGGCGGTGCTGATCGAGGTCGCCGGGAGCTGA
- a CDS encoding TMEM175 family protein produces the protein MFSDAVLAIIITLLVLDLKPPQIGPGHLLRGLLEEWPAYLAYATSFLNLAAIWLAHRYVFERIRATSPPLNWANLAILFSSALVPFPTAVVARFLKAGNQGDIQTATALYALVGALMLISAWIFYQYVVRHPELIHAGGGKYLRQERAKALIGTALFLVGGLFGYISPWIAFALFLAVPLYTGITAPR, from the coding sequence ATGTTCAGCGACGCGGTGCTCGCCATCATCATCACCCTGCTCGTGCTCGACCTGAAGCCGCCCCAGATCGGACCCGGCCACCTGCTGCGGGGGCTGCTTGAAGAATGGCCGGCGTACCTGGCGTACGCCACGTCGTTTCTCAACCTGGCAGCGATCTGGCTGGCGCATCGCTACGTCTTCGAGCGCATCCGGGCGACCAGCCCGCCGCTGAACTGGGCCAACCTCGCCATACTGTTCAGCTCAGCGCTGGTCCCCTTTCCGACCGCCGTGGTCGCCCGATTCCTGAAGGCGGGCAATCAGGGCGACATCCAGACCGCAACCGCCCTCTATGCCCTCGTCGGCGCCCTGATGCTAATCAGCGCGTGGATCTTCTACCAATACGTCGTCCGGCACCCCGAGTTGATCCATGCCGGCGGCGGCAAGTACCTCCGGCAGGAGCGGGCCAAAGCACTGATCGGCACCGCGCTCTTTCTCGTTGGGGGCCTATTCGGGTACATCTCCCCTTGGATCGCGTTTGCGCTCTTTCTCGCCGTACCGCTGTACACCGGCATCACAGCCCCTCGCTAA